The following proteins come from a genomic window of Thiothrix unzii:
- a CDS encoding recombinase family protein: MNIGYARFSTTGQSLDIQLEKLRQYGCDTLFQEKDNTLAELDAVLEFVREGDALVVTRLDRLACSLHHLVQAMLALAHKQVGLVVLDQGLDSRKANLYQTVLAMAEFDRSLVNERIAEGVAKAKAAGVKFGRKNKLTAAELNALRQEFQASTNKAELAKKYGLHRSSLYRLVQENNGGNE; encoded by the coding sequence ATGAATATTGGTTATGCGCGATTCAGCACCACTGGGCAAAGTCTGGACATACAGCTAGAAAAGCTGCGGCAGTACGGTTGCGATACGCTGTTTCAGGAAAAGGATAATACGCTTGCCGAATTGGATGCGGTATTGGAATTTGTCCGGGAAGGTGATGCGCTGGTTGTTACTCGGCTAGATCGGTTAGCCTGTTCGCTGCATCACTTAGTTCAGGCTATGCTGGCCTTAGCCCATAAACAAGTGGGGCTGGTAGTTCTGGATCAGGGACTTGACAGCAGGAAGGCAAACTTGTACCAGACTGTATTGGCGATGGCGGAGTTTGACCGAAGCTTAGTCAATGAGCGCATTGCGGAAGGTGTGGCGAAGGCCAAGGCCGCTGGCGTGAAGTTTGGGCGTAAGAATAAATTGACTGCGGCAGAACTGAATGCGCTGCGGCAGGAGTTTCAAGCGTCAACCAACAAGGCTGAACTGGCAAAAAAATACGGCCTGCACCGTTCCAGCTTGTATAGGCTGGTGCAGGAAAATAATGGTGGGAATGAATAG
- a CDS encoding recombinase family protein — protein sequence MKIARIYMRVSTEQQDLARQSAIVDATRASGCYVAGIYREKASGARADRPELLRMISDLQVGEIVVAEKIDRISRLPLPEAEQLVASIRATGARLAVPGVVDLSDLVAESQGVAKIVLESVQDMLLKLALQMARDDYEDRRERQRQGIELAKLTGKYTGRKPDTNLHERIIALRQAGNSISRTSELAGCSESQVKRIWTMHKENKGKGQKD from the coding sequence ATGAAAATTGCGCGTATCTATATGCGGGTAAGCACTGAGCAACAAGACCTTGCCCGACAGTCAGCGATTGTTGACGCTACCCGTGCCAGTGGTTGTTATGTTGCTGGCATTTATCGTGAGAAAGCATCTGGTGCACGCGCTGACCGACCAGAACTTCTGCGGATGATTTCTGACTTACAAGTTGGTGAAATTGTGGTCGCCGAAAAAATTGATCGTATCAGTCGACTCCCCCTTCCTGAAGCAGAACAGTTGGTTGCTTCTATACGGGCAACAGGAGCAAGACTTGCCGTACCGGGTGTCGTGGATTTGTCTGATCTGGTTGCCGAATCCCAAGGGGTAGCAAAGATTGTTTTGGAGTCAGTTCAAGACATGCTACTCAAACTGGCTCTACAAATGGCACGAGATGATTACGAAGATCGTAGAGAACGCCAACGGCAAGGCATTGAACTTGCCAAACTAACAGGCAAGTACACAGGGCGGAAACCAGATACCAATTTGCATGAGCGCATCATTGCCCTGCGCCAAGCTGGAAACAGTATTTCCCGAACATCTGAATTAGCGGGATGTAGCGAGAGCCAAGTCAAACGAATTTGGACAATGCACAAGGAAAACAAAGGGAAAGGGCAAAAGGATTAA
- a CDS encoding CBS domain-containing protein: protein MTLEKQDFIAALQSYSEEPSILPDELWSIYQSAVTHSVIREKAAYPLSALMAQPAITISAEAFLMEASRLMLEKRISGLPVVENKMLVGIITEGDLMAGFGVPVRAAQTSRMKKALDS, encoded by the coding sequence ATGACGTTGGAAAAACAGGACTTTATTGCTGCTTTACAAAGCTACAGTGAAGAACCCAGTATATTGCCCGATGAACTATGGTCGATTTATCAATCTGCTGTGACTCATTCCGTTATCCGTGAAAAAGCGGCTTACCCGTTGTCAGCCTTAATGGCGCAACCTGCCATCACAATAAGTGCTGAGGCTTTCTTGATGGAAGCTTCGCGGTTAATGTTGGAAAAACGTATCAGCGGTTTGCCTGTAGTGGAAAATAAGATGCTGGTAGGCATTATTACTGAAGGTGATTTGATGGCAGGTTTTGGTGTGCCAGTGAGGGCTGCCCAAACTTCACGGATGAAAAAAGCCCTTGATTCGTGA
- a CDS encoding CBS domain-containing protein: MIRSVVSAEPQQTLKEGLELMRRYQVTRLVIVDDQRQVVGIVTRSDILRFTSADPQTTLLPPPATAG, encoded by the coding sequence ATGATCCGTTCCGTGGTTAGTGCCGAACCTCAGCAAACCCTGAAAGAGGGGTTGGAGCTGATGCGCCGTTATCAAGTAACGCGCCTTGTGATTGTTGATGATCAACGGCAAGTCGTCGGGATAGTCACCCGTTCCGACATTTTGCGCTTCACTTCTGCTGATCCACAAACCACACTGTTGCCTCCACCCGCGACCGCAGGTTGA
- the narL gene encoding two-component system response regulator NarL gives MPLETPQSLLIVDDHPLFRKGVRYLVNMVPDFIIVGEASCGQEGIDMALELAPDMILLDLNMKDMSGIEVLKVIKASGSDARVVMLTVSDQASDLVAALRAGADGYLLKEMEPEDLVEKLAEAAAGRITLTERLINLLAHAMRHDAIHPKTPSEAGLTEQEQRILERVAAGKSNKLVARELGITEGTVKVHVKHLLRKLNLRSRVEATVWFVDQQK, from the coding sequence ATGCCGCTTGAAACCCCGCAAAGCCTGCTGATCGTGGACGATCACCCCCTGTTTCGCAAAGGCGTGCGCTATTTGGTCAATATGGTGCCTGATTTCATCATTGTCGGCGAAGCCTCCTGCGGGCAGGAAGGCATCGACATGGCGTTGGAACTTGCCCCCGACATGATCTTGCTCGACCTGAACATGAAAGACATGAGCGGCATTGAGGTATTAAAAGTCATCAAAGCCTCTGGCAGCGATGCACGGGTGGTGATGCTCACGGTTTCCGATCAGGCGAGTGATTTGGTGGCAGCGTTACGCGCAGGTGCAGACGGCTATTTGCTCAAGGAAATGGAACCTGAAGATTTGGTGGAAAAGCTGGCGGAAGCGGCGGCGGGACGTATTACCCTCACCGAACGTTTGATCAACTTGCTGGCACACGCGATGCGCCACGACGCGATTCACCCCAAAACGCCTTCAGAAGCAGGCTTGACTGAACAGGAACAGCGTATTCTGGAGCGCGTCGCGGCGGGTAAAAGCAATAAGTTGGTAGCGCGGGAACTGGGCATTACCGAAGGTACGGTCAAAGTTCACGTCAAGCATTTACTGCGCAAACTCAACCTGCGGTCGCGGGTGGAGGCAACAGTGTGGTTTGTGGATCAGCAGAAGTGA
- a CDS encoding type IV pili methyl-accepting chemotaxis transducer N-terminal domain-containing protein, producing the protein MNRILWKKLQNSLLLRLGGMIAAITVLAIVGMSTSWMVAETTQGNGEAINVAGSLRMQSWRMASLYQRILHDPNPTHRSDLQQAIQRFETDLAADSILSVLPTDETTPLKQVYRQVESGWQQRIKPDLIPLLTTSTTTSADAALLDAIPQFVAHINDLVKQIEEATEAKILVLRVILGVAVIGTILAVILSIYLVNNIFVTPLKGLLGLTDQIRQGNLAVRTDLAGEDEIGQLGRAFDLMAEDLSKLYQDLEARVEQKTAELTRSNRSLDLLYRSITRLHGIAPDRDVFHNVLKDAEAVLGLGNGTICLKEDNDQQGDVVATTSSDGKSPLCQRANSCAECHDPHAARMDTLPDGRQILRMPLTDAEKRYGMLAVDVPANTTAERWQVQLLEALSRHIGVTIASEQRSEQHRRVSLLEERAVIARELHDSLAQSLAYMKIQVSRLRTAVKNPADVTEVTAALEELREGLNSSYQQLRELLSTFRLRMEDDDLGMALAQTTTEFAERGNLPITLEVSLGNLNLTPNEEIHLLQIVREALSNTLKHAHASQTWVSLQRQDDNNSLQLRIEDDGAGIQKTANLHHYGMAIMDERARALHGILQYLPRAGGGTCVQLDFTPKTRIAHAA; encoded by the coding sequence GTGAACCGCATTCTGTGGAAAAAACTCCAAAATTCCTTGCTGCTACGGCTGGGCGGGATGATCGCTGCCATCACGGTTCTGGCGATTGTCGGCATGTCCACGTCATGGATGGTCGCGGAAACCACCCAAGGCAACGGCGAAGCCATCAACGTCGCTGGAAGTTTGCGGATGCAAAGTTGGCGCATGGCATCCCTCTACCAACGCATCCTGCATGACCCCAACCCCACGCACCGCAGCGACTTGCAACAAGCCATCCAACGCTTTGAAACCGATTTAGCGGCGGACTCGATCCTCTCCGTATTGCCCACCGACGAAACCACCCCGCTCAAGCAAGTGTATCGGCAAGTCGAAAGCGGCTGGCAGCAACGCATCAAACCCGACCTGATTCCCTTACTGACCACGAGCACCACCACCTCCGCCGATGCCGCATTGCTCGATGCCATTCCCCAATTCGTTGCGCACATCAATGATCTGGTCAAGCAGATTGAAGAAGCCACCGAAGCCAAGATTTTGGTGTTGCGGGTGATTTTGGGTGTTGCCGTGATTGGCACGATCCTCGCCGTGATCCTCTCCATTTACTTGGTCAACAACATTTTTGTCACCCCGCTCAAAGGGCTATTGGGGCTAACCGACCAAATCCGCCAAGGCAATCTCGCGGTACGCACCGACCTTGCGGGTGAAGACGAAATCGGGCAACTGGGACGAGCTTTTGACCTGATGGCAGAGGATCTCTCCAAACTTTACCAAGACCTTGAAGCACGGGTCGAACAAAAAACCGCCGAACTTACCCGCAGCAATCGTTCACTGGATTTACTGTACCGCTCCATCACGCGCTTACACGGCATAGCCCCCGACCGCGATGTCTTCCACAACGTGTTGAAAGATGCTGAAGCGGTGTTGGGCTTAGGCAATGGCACGATTTGCCTCAAAGAAGACAATGACCAACAAGGCGATGTCGTCGCAACTACTTCCAGCGATGGCAAAAGCCCGCTGTGCCAACGCGCCAACAGTTGCGCCGAATGCCACGACCCGCACGCCGCCCGCATGGACACGCTCCCCGACGGTCGTCAAATCTTGCGGATGCCGCTCACCGATGCCGAAAAACGCTACGGCATGTTAGCTGTCGATGTCCCCGCCAACACCACTGCCGAACGCTGGCAAGTGCAATTACTGGAAGCATTATCGCGCCACATCGGTGTCACCATTGCCTCCGAACAACGCAGCGAACAGCACCGCCGCGTTTCCCTACTGGAAGAACGCGCCGTCATCGCCCGCGAATTGCACGATTCCTTGGCACAATCGCTGGCCTATATGAAAATCCAAGTCAGCCGCTTGCGCACGGCGGTAAAAAATCCGGCGGATGTCACAGAAGTTACCGCTGCACTGGAAGAATTGCGCGAGGGCCTCAATAGTTCCTACCAGCAATTGCGCGAACTGCTCTCCACCTTCCGTTTGCGCATGGAAGACGATGATTTAGGCATGGCACTGGCACAAACCACCACCGAATTTGCCGAACGCGGCAACTTACCAATTACGCTGGAGGTTAGTTTAGGCAACCTCAACCTGACCCCCAACGAAGAAATTCACCTGCTGCAAATCGTGCGCGAAGCCTTATCCAACACCCTCAAACACGCGCACGCCAGCCAAACGTGGGTGTCGTTGCAGCGTCAAGACGATAACAATAGCCTGCAATTGCGCATCGAAGATGACGGCGCAGGTATCCAAAAAACCGCCAACCTGCACCATTACGGCATGGCAATTATGGACGAACGCGCCCGCGCCCTGCATGGCATACTGCAATACCTGCCGCGTGCTGGTGGTGGCACTTGCGTACAACTCGATTTCACCCCCAAAACAAGGATTGCCCATGCCGCTTGA
- a CDS encoding MFS transporter has protein sequence MATQQYKAWSVVIMSTLAFTVCFMIWMMFAVIGIPIKATLGLNETQFGILIATPVLTGSLIRVPLGMWTDKFGGRIVFLILMLSTVFPIWMISQATQFWHFLVTGLFVGVAGGSFTVGIAYCARWFPKERQGLAMGIFGAGNTGAAVTKLLAPIIVVGYGWTMVPQVYAVLMLVTAIVFWFFTFSEPGHKVGKSVTVREQLAAFKDPKVWRYSQYYSIVFGGYVALALWMTKYYVSEYGFDLKTAAFLAAAFSIPGGVLRAVGGYFSDKLGAHTMTWWVLWVSLVCLFFLSYPQSDITIQTLNGAKTFHMGLTPTVFTIILFTLGVVFAVGKASVFKYISDDYPDNIGVVSGVVGLAGGLGGFLMPIMFGALVDLTGIRSSAFMLMFGVVWVSLMWMYFTEVRPVHADLHEKSLTTNL, from the coding sequence ATGGCAACGCAGCAATACAAGGCATGGTCGGTCGTCATCATGAGTACGCTGGCTTTTACCGTGTGCTTCATGATCTGGATGATGTTTGCCGTCATCGGGATTCCTATCAAAGCAACCTTGGGTTTGAACGAAACCCAGTTCGGGATTTTGATCGCAACACCGGTACTGACCGGCTCATTGATCCGTGTCCCGCTGGGGATGTGGACAGATAAATTCGGTGGGCGCATCGTATTCCTCATCCTGATGCTCTCCACGGTATTCCCGATTTGGATGATTTCGCAGGCAACCCAATTCTGGCATTTCCTCGTGACCGGCTTGTTTGTCGGGGTAGCGGGTGGTTCATTCACCGTCGGGATTGCTTATTGCGCCCGATGGTTCCCGAAAGAACGCCAAGGCTTGGCGATGGGGATTTTCGGCGCAGGCAATACCGGCGCGGCTGTCACCAAATTACTCGCACCCATCATTGTCGTTGGGTATGGCTGGACAATGGTTCCGCAAGTTTACGCGGTGCTGATGTTGGTTACGGCGATTGTGTTCTGGTTTTTCACCTTCAGTGAACCGGGTCACAAGGTCGGTAAATCCGTCACGGTACGCGAACAGCTCGCTGCGTTCAAAGACCCCAAAGTATGGCGTTACAGCCAATATTATTCCATCGTGTTTGGCGGCTATGTAGCGTTGGCACTGTGGATGACCAAATATTATGTCAGCGAATACGGTTTCGACCTGAAAACCGCCGCGTTCTTGGCAGCCGCGTTCAGTATCCCCGGCGGGGTGTTGCGGGCGGTCGGTGGTTACTTCTCCGACAAACTCGGCGCACACACCATGACTTGGTGGGTATTGTGGGTTTCGTTGGTGTGTTTGTTCTTCCTGTCTTACCCGCAAAGTGACATTACGATTCAAACCCTGAATGGGGCAAAAACCTTTCACATGGGTCTAACCCCGACCGTCTTCACCATCATCCTATTCACCCTTGGCGTAGTCTTCGCTGTCGGTAAAGCCTCGGTTTTCAAGTACATATCCGACGATTACCCCGACAACATTGGCGTGGTATCCGGCGTGGTGGGCTTGGCGGGTGGTTTGGGTGGTTTCCTGATGCCGATTATGTTTGGCGCATTGGTGGATCTCACCGGCATTCGCTCTTCCGCCTTCATGCTGATGTTCGGGGTGGTGTGGGTGTCGCTGATGTGGATGTATTTCACCGAAGTTCGCCCGGTTCATGCCGATTTACACGAAAAATCCCTCACCACAAACCTTTAA
- a CDS encoding MFS transporter, with the protein MTDIKNWDVEDTTFWESTGKKIANRNLWISIPSLLMGFAIWLMWGIITVQMSNLGFPFKDEELFTLTAIAGLAGATLRIPASFFIRLAGGRNTIFLTTALLMIPAIGTGFALQNKETPLLTFQILAFLSGIGGGNFACSMSNISTFFPKRLQGTALGLNAGLGNFGVTTMQILIPLVMTMGVFGALGGDSMPLMKDSGWILGKILAGTETWVQNAGFVWLVFLIPLAFFGFFGMNNLLPISPAIGGTLAAFVKILWLYGLAFLTTAVGLYLYLPAPTGLGLLNMWIALPLIIVATLGIMKLAAFGEMKANISKQFAIFNNKHTWSMTVLYLLTFGSFIGFSMALPLAIKVIFGNTHVFDAATQAWVHAKNPNAISVFTYAWIGPFVGALIRPVGGWISDKVGGSIVTQVISLVMVGASAYAGYIMMQAYQSATPEIYFQPFLWTFVLLFAATGLGNGSTFRTVGVIFDRLQAGPVLGWTSAVAAYGSFIAPVVIGAQVKAGTPENAMYGFAIFYALCLILNWWFYLRSSSEIKNP; encoded by the coding sequence ATGACTGATATTAAAAATTGGGACGTGGAAGACACCACGTTCTGGGAAAGCACCGGCAAGAAGATTGCCAACCGCAATTTGTGGATTTCGATCCCCAGCCTGCTGATGGGTTTCGCCATCTGGCTGATGTGGGGGATTATCACCGTACAGATGTCCAATCTGGGCTTTCCGTTTAAAGACGAAGAGTTGTTTACCTTGACGGCAATTGCCGGTTTGGCAGGCGCGACCCTGCGGATTCCGGCTTCTTTCTTTATCCGCTTGGCAGGTGGGCGCAATACCATTTTCCTGACCACCGCACTGCTGATGATTCCGGCTATCGGCACAGGGTTTGCGCTGCAAAACAAGGAAACTCCACTGCTGACTTTCCAGATTCTGGCATTTTTGTCCGGGATTGGTGGCGGTAACTTTGCGTGTTCCATGTCCAATATCAGCACGTTTTTCCCCAAGCGTTTGCAAGGTACGGCACTGGGTTTGAACGCGGGTTTGGGTAACTTTGGTGTGACTACCATGCAAATCCTGATTCCGCTGGTGATGACGATGGGCGTGTTTGGCGCATTGGGTGGCGATTCCATGCCTTTGATGAAAGATTCCGGCTGGATTCTTGGCAAAATTTTGGCAGGCACAGAAACGTGGGTGCAAAACGCGGGCTTTGTATGGCTGGTATTCCTGATTCCGCTGGCGTTCTTCGGCTTCTTTGGCATGAATAACCTGTTACCGATTTCTCCGGCAATTGGCGGCACGCTTGCGGCGTTCGTGAAAATTTTGTGGCTGTATGGCTTGGCATTTTTGACCACTGCGGTTGGCTTGTATTTGTACCTGCCTGCGCCCACGGGTTTGGGTTTGCTGAATATGTGGATAGCACTGCCGCTGATCATTGTGGCAACGCTGGGCATTATGAAATTAGCGGCTTTCGGTGAGATGAAAGCCAATATCAGCAAGCAATTTGCCATTTTCAACAATAAGCATACTTGGTCAATGACCGTGCTGTACCTGCTGACCTTCGGTTCGTTCATCGGTTTTTCAATGGCATTGCCACTGGCGATCAAGGTCATTTTCGGTAATACCCATGTGTTTGATGCGGCGACCCAAGCTTGGGTACATGCAAAAAACCCTAACGCTATTTCGGTGTTCACTTACGCATGGATAGGCCCTTTCGTGGGTGCGTTGATTCGTCCGGTTGGTGGCTGGATTTCTGACAAAGTGGGCGGCTCTATCGTTACGCAAGTGATTTCATTGGTGATGGTGGGCGCGTCGGCGTATGCCGGTTACATCATGATGCAGGCTTATCAATCGGCTACCCCCGAAATTTACTTCCAGCCGTTTTTGTGGACATTCGTGTTGCTGTTTGCTGCCACCGGTTTGGGCAATGGCTCGACCTTCCGCACGGTTGGGGTGATTTTTGACCGTTTGCAAGCAGGCCCTGTGTTGGGGTGGACTTCAGCAGTAGCGGCTTACGGTTCGTTCATTGCACCGGTGGTGATCGGGGCGCAAGTGAAAGCGGGTACGCCGGAAAACGCGATGTACGGCTTTGCGATTTTCTACGCGCTGTGCCTGATTTTGAACTGGTGGTTCTACCTACGTAGCAGCAGCGAGATTAAGAACCCTTAA
- a CDS encoding TusE/DsrC/DsvC family sulfur relay protein — protein MAIQQYDDNLQTNPYAIYTLALEVDGKTILTDQEGYIQNMDDWSEGFVEALAEREGLVLTDEHWEIIEFLRNYHQEHGVQAPVRDMLKHFKQAWGEEFATNHYLHEIFPKGGPQKQGNRLAGIRRTKGEH, from the coding sequence ATGGCAATTCAACAATACGACGACAATCTGCAAACCAACCCTTACGCGATTTATACCTTGGCGTTGGAAGTAGACGGCAAAACCATCCTCACCGATCAGGAAGGTTACATCCAGAACATGGATGACTGGAGCGAAGGTTTCGTGGAAGCCCTCGCCGAACGTGAAGGCTTGGTGTTGACCGATGAGCATTGGGAAATCATTGAGTTCCTGCGCAACTACCATCAGGAACACGGCGTGCAAGCCCCTGTGCGTGACATGCTCAAGCACTTCAAGCAAGCATGGGGCGAAGAGTTCGCCACCAACCATTATTTACACGAAATATTCCCTAAAGGCGGCCCGCAAAAGCAGGGCAATCGCTTAGCAGGAATCCGTAGAACCAAAGGGGAGCATTGA